A window of the Isosphaera pallida ATCC 43644 genome harbors these coding sequences:
- a CDS encoding M20/M25/M40 family metallo-hydrolase, with the protein MNGLTMFDRVGAAGGRGVLTGRAGRGVLVFLMVLAAFSGPIRGQEALPTPQERMRADLAFLADDAQEGRGAGTKGLDVSAQYLADQFRAMGLKPAAGTEDYFQPFEIPGRPRLAETVALTWTLPEESASGAGVLGETFTPLSVGGSGRFEKAEVVFAGYGITAKDDTLNIHYDDYADLDVKGKVVLILRGEPQQNDPNSKFAGANNTVYATFRHKAVNAFQHEAAAVVLVNNLAGLGDAQDSLIPYNAAGRGSSLPFFMVKREVADSWLNAIGQPSLADLETAIDKEGAPQSRPLPGLTLSGDVTIERPPYKLKNVVAVLEGQGPKAEETVVIGAHYDHLGDGTQGGSRTPNRREIHNGADDNASGTTMVLELARRLAARPDPLPRRVVFILFSGEELGLFGSRHYVENPLYPLENTVFMFNYDMVGRLNDKNELSLLGVGTMAGLAEICQALGTSHGFVIKGTAGASDGFGGSDHQPFYNKSIPVLFAFTGLHSVYHTPDDTLDTINFEGMERIADFMEELTLHLVRRPNRPEFIPTTRRSAPRADTAKAEVGANSTAPQPAPPANDPGPVSGARVYLGTQPDYAQEEGKGVLLSGVTEGSPAEKAGLQAGDLLVGMGDRKIGTLEDFMECLSVHKPGETVEVQIIRDGKPQRLKVVLGTRSAN; encoded by the coding sequence ATGAATGGTCTCACCATGTTCGACCGTGTCGGCGCGGCTGGCGGTCGCGGAGTTCTCACCGGACGCGCAGGGCGCGGCGTGCTGGTGTTCCTGATGGTCCTGGCGGCGTTCTCCGGGCCGATCCGGGGTCAAGAGGCGTTGCCGACGCCTCAAGAACGAATGAGGGCCGACCTCGCTTTCCTAGCTGATGACGCTCAAGAAGGTCGGGGAGCCGGAACCAAGGGACTGGATGTGTCGGCTCAATATCTGGCCGACCAGTTCCGGGCGATGGGACTCAAACCGGCCGCAGGGACCGAGGACTACTTCCAACCGTTCGAGATTCCCGGGCGTCCTCGTCTGGCCGAAACGGTGGCCCTGACCTGGACCCTGCCAGAGGAGTCGGCCTCGGGAGCCGGCGTCCTGGGCGAGACCTTCACCCCCCTTTCCGTGGGCGGCTCGGGACGGTTCGAGAAGGCCGAGGTGGTCTTTGCTGGGTATGGGATCACCGCCAAGGACGACACCCTCAACATCCACTACGACGATTACGCCGACCTCGACGTGAAAGGCAAAGTGGTGTTGATTCTGCGGGGCGAACCTCAGCAGAACGACCCCAACAGCAAGTTCGCTGGTGCGAACAACACGGTCTACGCCACCTTCCGCCACAAGGCGGTCAATGCCTTCCAACACGAGGCGGCCGCGGTGGTTCTAGTCAACAACCTGGCCGGTTTGGGCGACGCCCAAGACAGCCTCATTCCCTACAACGCGGCCGGCAGAGGCTCGAGCTTGCCGTTTTTCATGGTCAAGCGCGAGGTGGCCGACAGCTGGCTCAACGCCATCGGTCAACCCAGTCTGGCTGACCTTGAAACCGCGATCGACAAAGAGGGGGCACCCCAAAGCCGTCCCCTGCCCGGCCTGACCCTCTCCGGCGACGTGACAATCGAACGTCCTCCCTACAAGCTTAAGAATGTGGTGGCCGTGTTGGAAGGCCAAGGCCCCAAAGCCGAAGAAACCGTCGTCATCGGCGCTCATTACGACCACCTAGGGGACGGCACCCAAGGCGGATCCCGCACCCCCAACCGCCGCGAAATCCACAACGGGGCCGACGACAACGCCTCGGGGACCACAATGGTCCTGGAACTCGCCCGACGTCTGGCCGCGCGACCTGACCCCCTGCCGCGACGGGTTGTCTTCATCCTCTTCTCGGGCGAAGAACTCGGCCTCTTCGGGTCGCGTCACTACGTCGAAAACCCGCTCTATCCTCTTGAAAATACCGTATTCATGTTCAACTACGACATGGTGGGCCGGCTCAACGACAAGAACGAACTGAGCCTGCTGGGGGTTGGCACCATGGCTGGCCTGGCCGAAATCTGCCAGGCGCTGGGAACGTCGCATGGCTTCGTCATCAAAGGAACCGCAGGCGCGTCGGACGGATTCGGCGGTTCGGACCACCAACCATTTTACAATAAGTCGATTCCCGTGCTGTTCGCCTTCACCGGGTTACACAGTGTCTACCACACCCCCGACGACACGCTCGACACCATCAACTTCGAGGGAATGGAACGGATCGCCGACTTTATGGAGGAACTGACCCTGCATCTTGTGCGACGTCCCAATCGTCCCGAGTTCATCCCGACCACCCGTCGTTCCGCTCCTCGTGCCGACACCGCCAAGGCGGAGGTCGGAGCCAACTCCACCGCCCCCCAACCCGCTCCGCCGGCCAACGACCCCGGCCCGGTCTCCGGCGCACGGGTTTACCTGGGCACCCAACCGGATTACGCCCAGGAGGAAGGCAAAGGGGTGTTGCTGAGCGGCGTCACCGAAGGCAGCCCCGCCGAGAAGGCCGGTCTCCAAGCCGGCGACCTGCTGGTAGGCATGGGCGACCGCAAGATCGGCACCCTTGAGGATTTCATGGAATGTCTCAGTGTTCACAAGCCGGGTGAAACCGTCGAGGTCCAGATTATTCGTGACGGCAAGCCGCAACGTCTCAAAGTCGTGCTGGGAACCCGGTCGGCCAACTGA
- a CDS encoding dicarboxylate/amino acid:cation symporter produces the protein MAWLFRLSLTVWILIATVVGIAIGWAAPEFAVSTAPLADLFLRLIKLLVVPLIFGTLVVGIAGHGDDLSAVGRIALKVAVYFTATTILALTIALIVVNTARPGDGVALPKNDDQATAAKLAEIEAAEAKAGLKDQSMLADLIRKAVPESFFNAAATNQVLQVVVFAVLFASGLTMVTTERRQPMLSFCDALAETMLNVTKIVMYYAPIGIGAAIGVAVGSSGLGVLWTLAYMVGTLYVALLLFVGLVLVPVLLVWRIPLRPFAREIRTPFLIAFTTASSEAALPLAMERLERLGVPKRIVAFVMPTGYSFNLDGSTLYLAIASIFAAQAGGIELSLPQQLLIMGTLLLTSKGVAAVPRASLVILTATLTSFKLPLEAIVLIMGVDAFMDMARTSVNLTGNCVASCVIARWEGDVEPGSALDLTAAAAPPPPAPASPPAQAG, from the coding sequence ATGGCCTGGCTGTTTCGCCTGAGTTTGACCGTTTGGATTCTGATCGCCACCGTGGTGGGGATTGCGATCGGTTGGGCCGCGCCGGAGTTCGCGGTCTCTACCGCGCCGCTGGCCGACCTGTTTTTGCGGCTCATCAAGCTGCTGGTCGTACCGCTGATCTTTGGTACCCTGGTGGTGGGAATCGCCGGTCACGGCGACGACCTCTCCGCGGTGGGACGCATAGCACTCAAGGTGGCGGTTTATTTCACCGCGACCACGATTCTCGCTCTGACCATCGCCTTGATCGTGGTGAACACCGCCCGTCCCGGCGACGGCGTGGCGTTGCCCAAGAACGACGATCAAGCCACCGCCGCCAAGCTCGCCGAGATCGAGGCGGCCGAAGCCAAGGCGGGATTGAAGGATCAGTCGATGTTGGCCGATCTGATCCGCAAGGCGGTCCCCGAGAGCTTCTTCAACGCCGCGGCCACCAACCAAGTGTTGCAGGTGGTGGTCTTCGCGGTGCTGTTTGCCTCGGGCCTGACGATGGTGACCACCGAGCGTCGTCAGCCGATGCTGAGCTTCTGCGACGCATTGGCCGAAACAATGCTCAACGTGACCAAAATCGTCATGTATTACGCGCCCATCGGCATTGGCGCAGCGATTGGCGTGGCGGTCGGTTCAAGCGGTTTAGGAGTGCTGTGGACCCTGGCGTATATGGTCGGCACCTTGTATGTGGCGCTACTTCTGTTCGTGGGGTTGGTGCTGGTGCCAGTCTTGTTGGTATGGCGGATTCCTCTGAGACCATTCGCGCGCGAGATCCGCACGCCGTTCCTAATTGCTTTCACCACTGCGAGTTCCGAGGCGGCCCTGCCTTTAGCGATGGAGCGTCTAGAGAGATTGGGGGTTCCCAAGCGGATCGTGGCCTTCGTGATGCCGACCGGCTACTCGTTCAACCTGGACGGCAGCACCCTCTATCTGGCGATCGCCTCGATCTTCGCCGCCCAGGCCGGCGGGATCGAATTGAGCTTGCCTCAACAGCTGCTCATCATGGGCACGCTGTTGTTGACCTCCAAGGGTGTCGCGGCGGTTCCCCGCGCTTCGTTGGTAATTCTGACGGCCACCCTGACCTCGTTCAAACTCCCTTTAGAGGCGATCGTCCTCATCATGGGGGTGGACGCCTTCATGGATATGGCTCGAACCTCGGTGAACCTGACCGGCAACTGCGTGGCCTCTTGCGTGATCGCCCGTTGGGAAGGCGACGTGGAACCTGGCTCCGCGCTGGATCTCACCGCTGCCGCGGCCCCGCCGCCTCCCGCTCCCGCCTCGCCCCCGGCTCAGGCTGGTTGA
- a CDS encoding adenylate kinase family protein: MPETIKHKYRTVLLFGMPGSGKGTQGTILGHIPFYVHVSMGEVLRKLPKYGVLGQKVLEYTSRGNMVPDDLTIQIYERHITLLEMQELLTHDRHVLILDGIPRNYAQAERLANVLDVVQIFHLCINDVDLAIDRLKARALRENRLDDINDEVIQRRLKIYEEQTANTLSFYDPALICDIDATQAPLMVLQDIINRLVMLQKGRRLAGLSGLGESFEPGSSAKIAATIHQEARSARSTVPQPSGATVTNSQNSSS; the protein is encoded by the coding sequence ATGCCCGAGACGATCAAGCACAAATACCGCACGGTCCTTTTGTTCGGGATGCCCGGCAGCGGCAAGGGAACCCAGGGTACCATCCTGGGTCACATTCCGTTTTACGTCCACGTCTCGATGGGCGAGGTGCTGCGTAAGCTTCCCAAGTACGGCGTGCTGGGTCAAAAGGTTCTGGAGTACACCTCCAGGGGCAACATGGTCCCGGACGATTTAACCATCCAGATCTACGAGCGGCACATCACCCTACTGGAAATGCAGGAGTTGCTGACCCACGATCGCCACGTGCTGATCCTCGACGGCATCCCTCGCAACTACGCGCAGGCCGAGCGACTGGCCAACGTGCTGGACGTGGTCCAAATCTTTCATCTATGCATCAACGACGTGGATCTGGCCATCGACCGTCTCAAAGCCCGCGCTCTGCGCGAAAACCGCCTCGACGACATCAACGACGAGGTGATCCAACGTCGTCTCAAAATCTACGAGGAGCAGACTGCCAATACGTTAAGCTTCTACGACCCGGCCCTGATCTGCGACATCGACGCGACCCAAGCTCCTCTGATGGTGCTTCAGGACATCATCAATCGCCTGGTGATGCTCCAGAAAGGCCGACGTTTAGCAGGTCTCTCCGGCTTGGGCGAGTCGTTCGAGCCTGGCTCCTCCGCCAAAATCGCCGCCACGATCCATCAGGAGGCCCGCTCGGCGCGATCGACCGTTCCCCAACCCTCGGGCGCGACCGTCACCAATTCCCAGAACAGCTCTTCGTAA
- the glnE gene encoding bifunctional [glutamate--ammonia ligase]-adenylyl-L-tyrosine phosphorylase/[glutamate--ammonia-ligase] adenylyltransferase: MTPPPSRTSPFDADASDSARPSPLSTTVPDGTASEAVGVADGEDFHAWLADEAAVRAWLRSRGVKRAEQAVRDLRDLASRGRQPRVGRGLLAVLDAVLPRCGDPDAALTHLDRFVAAHKEPDIALSVLTLDLKTTEILLQLFGTSYYFAELLIHDPDVLPWLRGGAERLDRGELVDRLAEELAEAQDDADRLARLRRFRHRHLLRIGYADIVKNAPLEVVAQDLSHLADACVEAALRIARGQLEARHGVPRDQHGRPARFAALALGKLGGGELNYSSDIDLMFIYDGEGNTTGSRPLSNAEFFERLAAETTRLLSDSSRGAPAYRVDLRLRPDGATGPLVRSLAATLGYYETVGRTWERQALIKCRPVAGDLDLGHAFLTAIEPFVYRRHLNSADIGEIKAMKRRIERRAATAGTDDWEVKTGRGGIRDVEFVVQFLQLLHGGTDPSVRHPNTLIGLARLHAAGCLQTEERRIMEETYRFLRRVEHRLQTMFNRQTHELPRDPEELRALALRMAEHPNGPDWADPAADEVGGDSRPFDPGVVFLNEYRSKTRLNRKILDHLLHDAFPGDGPVHPVVDLVLDPDPPADLIASALGAFPFRDPTRAAENLARLAREDIPFLSQARCRHFLAAIAPRLLEAVGTTPDPDQALANLERVSASLGAKAVLWELFNHHPPSLSLYVELCAVSPLLSEVLISNPGMIDDLMDSLVDDRPRSREEILDELKHLAFGAEDLGPILASFRNKEWVRVGVREILGREPVRVVCRELADAAEAVLMVAALDLWQRCDCRPARPPLGSRYRAHDQDPSNPACPDRPPWAILALGKLGGRELSYHGDLDVVFLFEEADDPAETARREARCVRHAQQVMKFLAGGPDRPALYEVDPRLRPFGSSGPLALPLRAFAEYHLNGTAQGWERLALTRARVLGPPGHFVSQVETTIRHILTRRDLGPPQQLARLTRDLRDRIGRGRPAHDLKRGLAGTLDVEFIVQYLQLRHGPDHPNLLVPNLWDALDALRDHDLLSSTAHRQLTEAYDFLRALKNRVRLVHHRAVAALPESVEDWVRLARRPGTSQASNPLDHPKLAHHFRAEVTRHAEIARDWFDRIVV; the protein is encoded by the coding sequence ATGACGCCGCCTCCCTCCCGGACTTCGCCTTTCGACGCCGATGCTTCGGACTCGGCCCGTCCGTCACCCCTCTCGACCACGGTTCCAGACGGAACCGCGAGCGAGGCGGTCGGGGTCGCCGACGGGGAGGATTTTCACGCCTGGCTCGCTGACGAGGCGGCGGTTCGCGCTTGGCTTCGAAGTCGTGGGGTCAAACGGGCCGAACAGGCGGTACGCGACCTGCGCGACCTGGCCAGTCGGGGCAGACAACCGCGGGTCGGTCGAGGTTTGCTGGCGGTCCTGGACGCGGTGCTGCCCCGTTGCGGCGATCCCGACGCCGCGCTGACTCATCTGGATCGGTTCGTCGCCGCCCACAAGGAACCAGACATCGCGCTTTCGGTGCTGACGCTGGACCTCAAAACCACCGAGATCCTGCTTCAACTCTTCGGCACCAGTTATTACTTCGCCGAACTGTTGATCCACGACCCGGACGTGCTGCCTTGGCTGAGGGGAGGAGCCGAACGACTCGACCGGGGCGAACTCGTCGATCGCTTGGCCGAGGAACTCGCCGAGGCGCAGGACGACGCCGACCGCCTGGCCCGGCTGCGCCGGTTCCGCCACCGCCACCTGCTGCGGATCGGCTACGCCGATATCGTGAAAAACGCGCCGCTGGAAGTCGTCGCCCAAGACCTTTCCCACCTGGCCGACGCCTGCGTGGAGGCGGCCTTGCGAATCGCCCGCGGTCAGTTAGAAGCGCGCCACGGCGTGCCGCGGGACCAGCATGGTCGTCCGGCCCGATTCGCGGCTCTGGCGCTCGGCAAGCTCGGCGGCGGCGAACTCAATTACAGTTCGGATATTGACCTCATGTTCATCTATGATGGTGAAGGTAACACCACGGGAAGCCGCCCATTGAGCAATGCTGAGTTCTTCGAGCGTCTTGCGGCGGAGACTACTCGGCTGTTGTCCGACTCCTCCCGAGGCGCGCCGGCATACCGGGTCGATTTGCGGTTGCGTCCCGATGGAGCGACTGGGCCATTGGTGCGCAGTCTGGCGGCCACCTTGGGCTACTACGAGACCGTGGGGCGCACCTGGGAACGTCAAGCGCTGATCAAATGCCGTCCTGTCGCAGGCGATCTGGATTTGGGGCACGCCTTTTTGACCGCGATTGAGCCGTTCGTGTATCGCCGTCATCTCAACAGCGCGGACATTGGCGAGATCAAGGCGATGAAGCGGCGGATCGAACGTCGCGCCGCGACCGCCGGGACCGACGATTGGGAGGTCAAGACCGGTCGTGGCGGCATTCGGGATGTGGAGTTCGTGGTGCAATTTCTTCAGCTGCTTCATGGAGGGACTGACCCCTCGGTTCGCCATCCCAACACCCTCATCGGCCTGGCGCGGTTGCACGCCGCGGGCTGCCTGCAAACCGAGGAGCGGCGGATCATGGAGGAGACCTACCGCTTCCTGCGCCGGGTTGAACACCGTCTTCAAACGATGTTCAACCGTCAGACTCACGAACTCCCCCGCGACCCGGAGGAGCTCCGCGCTCTGGCCTTGAGAATGGCCGAACACCCCAACGGCCCGGATTGGGCCGATCCGGCCGCGGACGAGGTTGGCGGCGATTCGAGGCCGTTTGACCCTGGCGTGGTGTTCCTCAATGAGTACCGATCTAAAACCCGCCTCAACCGCAAGATTCTTGACCACCTGCTGCACGACGCCTTCCCTGGCGACGGCCCGGTGCATCCGGTGGTCGATCTGGTGTTGGACCCCGACCCGCCCGCCGATCTGATCGCTTCGGCCCTGGGGGCCTTCCCGTTCCGCGACCCCACCCGCGCTGCGGAAAACCTGGCCCGGCTGGCCCGCGAGGACATCCCGTTTCTCTCTCAGGCCCGCTGTCGCCACTTTCTGGCCGCGATTGCTCCCAGGCTGCTTGAGGCCGTCGGGACCACTCCCGACCCCGACCAGGCCCTCGCTAACCTGGAACGAGTCTCCGCCTCGCTGGGAGCCAAAGCGGTGCTTTGGGAACTGTTCAATCATCACCCTCCCTCGCTGTCGTTGTATGTTGAACTATGCGCCGTCAGCCCCTTGCTTTCGGAAGTGTTGATTTCCAATCCCGGCATGATCGACGATTTGATGGATTCTCTGGTCGATGACCGTCCTCGCTCCCGGGAGGAAATCCTCGACGAGTTGAAGCACCTGGCGTTCGGGGCCGAAGACCTTGGACCCATTCTGGCGAGCTTCCGTAACAAGGAATGGGTTCGCGTGGGGGTGCGGGAAATTCTCGGCAGGGAACCGGTGCGGGTGGTTTGTCGGGAACTGGCCGACGCCGCCGAAGCGGTCCTCATGGTGGCGGCCCTCGATCTATGGCAGCGTTGCGACTGCCGCCCGGCCCGCCCGCCCCTCGGCTCCAGGTACCGTGCGCACGACCAAGACCCGAGCAACCCTGCTTGCCCCGACCGGCCCCCCTGGGCGATCCTCGCTCTGGGCAAACTCGGCGGTCGGGAGTTGTCCTACCACGGCGACCTCGACGTGGTCTTTCTCTTCGAAGAGGCCGACGACCCAGCCGAGACGGCCCGCCGCGAGGCCCGTTGCGTGCGGCATGCCCAACAGGTCATGAAATTCCTCGCCGGTGGTCCCGACCGTCCCGCCCTCTACGAAGTCGATCCCCGGTTGCGTCCGTTCGGGTCCTCCGGCCCGCTAGCCCTGCCATTGCGCGCCTTTGCGGAGTACCACCTCAACGGCACGGCCCAAGGCTGGGAGCGCCTGGCGCTGACCCGCGCCCGCGTGCTGGGACCGCCAGGACACTTCGTCTCGCAGGTTGAAACGACGATCCGTCATATTTTGACACGACGCGATCTCGGTCCACCCCAACAACTGGCTCGACTCACCCGCGACCTACGGGACCGTATCGGGCGGGGACGCCCGGCGCATGACCTCAAACGCGGCCTGGCCGGGACGCTCGACGTGGAATTCATCGTGCAGTACCTCCAACTCCGCCACGGACCCGACCATCCCAACCTGCTGGTGCCTAACCTCTGGGATGCGCTAGATGCCCTTAGGGACCACGATTTGTTGAGTTCTACCGCCCATCGTCAACTTACGGAGGCTTACGACTTCCTGCGGGCGTTGAAAAACCGGGTCCGCCTGGTGCATCATCGCGCGGTCGCCGCGCTTCCCGAATCGGTTGAGGACTGGGTTCGCCTAGCTCGACGCCCCGGAACATCCCAGGCCTCCAACCCTCTGGATCATCCCAAGTTGGCCCACCATTTCCGCGCCGAGGTCACCCGGCACGCCGAAATCGCCCGCGACTGGTTCGATCGCATCGTGGTTTGA
- a CDS encoding Mov34/MPN/PAD-1 family protein, with protein sequence MTAPKRSDSASAAVRMGGMIPALRIPEPIHRKMVEQCRAEAPLEACGILAGPLNANEAAEASLVTMIYPLRNAERSPTRFSADTRDLLEAHKAMRARGETIRAIYHSHPRWEPIPSATDLARNAHGAIPWVIVSLLSEPPPVRVWRLSASSYEELFWELVTVAPEGWGTVDRAERAS encoded by the coding sequence ATGACGGCCCCGAAGCGGAGTGACTCGGCATCAGCGGCGGTGCGGATGGGCGGGATGATCCCAGCTTTGCGGATTCCTGAACCGATCCACCGCAAAATGGTGGAGCAGTGTCGGGCTGAAGCGCCGCTCGAGGCCTGCGGGATTCTCGCCGGCCCGCTCAACGCTAACGAAGCAGCCGAGGCGTCTCTGGTGACGATGATTTATCCGTTACGCAACGCTGAACGCAGCCCCACCCGGTTCTCCGCCGATACCCGCGACCTGTTGGAGGCGCACAAGGCCATGCGGGCGCGGGGGGAGACGATCCGGGCGATTTACCATTCGCACCCGCGTTGGGAACCGATCCCCAGTGCCACCGACCTAGCGCGGAATGCTCACGGCGCGATTCCGTGGGTGATCGTCTCGTTGTTGAGCGAGCCGCCACCGGTGCGGGTATGGCGTCTGAGCGCGTCGTCTTACGAAGAGCTGTTCTGGGAATTGGTGACGGTCGCGCCCGAGGGTTGGGGAACGGTCGATCGCGCCGAGCGGGCCTCCTGA
- a CDS encoding SMI1/KNR4 family protein, giving the protein MTTTSQPIPSSPRSSPGLKVSEAVMRWAQRLSLDPRQIPTPSALDRAFPNPGRPGVSTHALDDWEDRFGVALPTPLRVWLELCDGFPGDGSLIHPLRGLGPMLPFARPPGVVLIPEGWIELGNPRSESETVCMDLEDRRAWEGPGHDCPVFVSGDDLRGLPARIIAPGFVPWFLRLLHEDGRESWSEPSFVDLGCPWRSHQERVAPPELPAPLRPWLEPVDVLLAEGRSLERIADQLHLLSDEVETLIRHLQHRRRGTFSGVNGSAPWPTIPPPPAASRPAGSPLVPACSGRLPVGGSPPSSL; this is encoded by the coding sequence ATGACGACCACGAGCCAACCCATCCCCTCCTCACCGCGATCCTCCCCAGGATTGAAGGTTTCCGAAGCGGTGATGCGCTGGGCTCAACGTTTGAGTCTTGATCCACGTCAGATTCCCACCCCCTCAGCGCTGGATCGGGCGTTCCCCAACCCCGGTCGTCCCGGAGTCTCCACCCACGCGCTGGATGATTGGGAAGATCGGTTCGGGGTGGCGTTGCCGACCCCACTGCGGGTCTGGCTGGAGCTGTGCGACGGTTTCCCCGGCGACGGCTCGTTGATTCATCCCCTACGCGGCCTGGGACCGATGCTGCCGTTTGCGCGTCCTCCCGGCGTGGTTTTGATTCCCGAGGGGTGGATCGAGTTGGGGAACCCGCGTTCCGAGTCGGAAACCGTCTGCATGGACCTTGAGGATCGTCGCGCCTGGGAGGGACCTGGCCACGATTGCCCAGTCTTCGTGTCGGGCGACGATTTGCGGGGTCTGCCAGCGCGGATCATCGCGCCGGGGTTCGTGCCCTGGTTTCTGCGGTTGCTCCACGAGGACGGTCGGGAATCGTGGTCCGAACCCTCATTTGTTGATCTGGGGTGTCCGTGGCGTTCACATCAGGAGCGGGTGGCTCCGCCCGAGTTGCCCGCGCCGCTGCGTCCCTGGCTGGAGCCGGTGGACGTCCTCTTGGCCGAAGGCCGTTCGCTGGAACGAATCGCCGACCAACTCCACCTGCTCTCCGACGAGGTGGAGACCCTGATTCGCCACCTTCAACATCGCCGTCGCGGCACCTTCTCTGGCGTGAATGGCTCGGCCCCTTGGCCGACGATTCCGCCGCCGCCCGCGGCGTCTCGACCTGCCGGCTCGCCACTGGTCCCCGCCTGTTCGGGACGCCTTCCCGTGGGCGGTTCTCCCCCGAGTTCTCTTTAG
- a CDS encoding histidine phosphatase family protein gives MSEFESNCGKTHCLLLVLRHATSAEPDRVLGSETDVGLSDQGRVEAEEVAARLSRVAPRPVAVYSSPLRRARLTAEPIARALGVDLLIENDLRERAMGDLSGRRRIEVMSDYLRVLDRWIAGDLDYTNAQGESFRQVAERARSVLERIARGHLGRTVVVVTHGMWIRVALSTLPDAARVASLKDVGIGCVAVNELFFEPVEEPVGSISLRPDQSYDPSRSLDRWWVGCLNSRHYPDPDLPLEGVPCGLSPRDAPDLPTPSP, from the coding sequence ATGAGCGAATTCGAGTCGAATTGCGGCAAAACCCACTGTCTGTTGCTGGTCTTGAGGCACGCGACCTCGGCGGAACCCGACCGGGTTTTGGGTTCGGAGACCGACGTGGGCCTCTCGGATCAAGGGAGGGTCGAGGCAGAGGAGGTGGCCGCGCGGTTGTCCCGAGTCGCGCCTCGTCCCGTGGCGGTCTATAGCTCCCCCTTAAGACGCGCTCGTCTGACGGCCGAGCCGATCGCGCGGGCGCTGGGTGTCGATCTCTTGATCGAAAACGACCTGCGCGAACGGGCGATGGGGGATCTGTCGGGTCGCCGCCGAATCGAGGTGATGAGCGACTACCTGCGGGTGCTGGATCGTTGGATCGCCGGCGATCTAGACTACACCAATGCCCAGGGGGAGTCGTTCCGCCAGGTGGCCGAGCGGGCACGAAGCGTCCTGGAGCGGATCGCCCGCGGTCATTTGGGACGAACCGTGGTGGTGGTCACCCACGGCATGTGGATTCGCGTCGCGCTTTCAACCTTGCCCGATGCCGCGCGGGTTGCCAGTCTCAAAGACGTGGGGATCGGCTGCGTGGCGGTCAATGAACTGTTCTTCGAACCAGTCGAGGAACCGGTTGGGTCGATCAGCTTGAGACCGGATCAGTCCTACGATCCGTCGCGTTCCTTGGACCGCTGGTGGGTGGGTTGCCTCAACTCCCGGCATTATCCCGACCCCGACCTGCCGTTGGAAGGCGTTCCGTGTGGACTGTCGCCGCGGGACGCCCCCGATCTGCCCACTCCTTCTCCTTGA
- a CDS encoding TRAM domain-containing protein: MSLAPPPRPHLVALPTPPDRESEEDRPLQLTGRTACDRIVVFEGHPRLIGSFLPVTIQAASAVTLFGQAVTRESVVAQAGAWEPESAESNDRSSRSKELGRLA, translated from the coding sequence GTGTCTCTGGCTCCACCCCCCCGCCCCCACCTTGTCGCGTTGCCGACCCCGCCCGACCGAGAGTCGGAGGAGGACCGTCCCCTTCAGTTGACCGGGCGAACCGCGTGCGACCGGATCGTCGTCTTCGAAGGCCATCCGCGATTGATTGGTTCGTTTCTTCCAGTGACGATCCAAGCCGCTTCGGCGGTGACCCTGTTCGGCCAAGCGGTCACTCGTGAAAGCGTGGTGGCGCAAGCCGGAGCGTGGGAACCCGAATCCGCCGAGTCCAACGATCGTTCTTCACGGTCCAAGGAATTGGGGAGGCTGGCATGA